Proteins encoded by one window of Aphis gossypii isolate Hap1 chromosome X, ASM2018417v2, whole genome shotgun sequence:
- the LOC114127760 gene encoding uncharacterized protein LOC114127760, which translates to MDPSRGPDVDVDAVVTYLNVLRETLKYVQRIVGTEAMEEFIPPQWVNSRYARDPVLRSNIVVCHTTASGSTFTSTDCSTIISQLNDLADSLLYFEIPSFLNT; encoded by the exons ATGGATCCAAGTCGCGGGCCTGATGTAGATGTAGATGCCGtcgttacctatttaaatgtacTAAGAGAG ACATTGAAATATGTGCAACGAATCGTGGGTACTGAAGCCATGGAAGAGTTTATACCTCCTCAATGGGTCAACTCCAGATATGCCAGAGATCCAGTTTTAAGAAGCAACATTGTAGTATGCCACACAACTGCTTCTGGGAGCACCTTCACAAGTACTGATTGTTCTACAATTATTTCACAATTAAATGATTTGGCTGATTCCTTATTATACTTTGAGATACCTAGTTTCttaaacacataa
- the LOC114127761 gene encoding putative uncharacterized protein DDB_G0277255 codes for MESIGRSTIMGSNTNTTASTIAGAATSSAVVGLMLPQARPSVATVASNTKTTGLCHNGNSLRMPLQHCADGSNVVQHHQYPPLLVAPTPPTGLVPTSLIHPAQTGSMLPASPQLMLSTTAVTTSAGVMPQFHQHGGPHQLVTAAAAPPSIVMPASNVTSVGMALSPFGILPHERVVPHNAHHHNRHQHRKPPCPQSPKAIMDTSNTSGAQILSAPVINPQRFYIEPTHLNNKIKQYDSIQPQAQPQPQSQHRIKIVNSISDKSLPVVSSTYVPQPYEHRYQPRTASQQVGYLSVITRTAVPTTNGVMNDITANNNYYQTQPLPLQSKTSDNHDRQYYHFDSTVSASQTPQQQLDNILLMGSPVQRGDPMHIVKNLQSMQTDVDCYGVKKMIDQQPRLMAPDNTKTISPTNLLGNSSKCLMENQHQHLQQLPKSAVIDPSSAYSDQYFNRRQPPPAHLHQHHNQPHLQQHIVTGNTKMLPTPTSLTVVSANGNTYLDVQQHQRNHRWNLDHQKPPIVSTSSCFTGNISSGVFHQPSLHQQYNNTVQTFNVQPPPTSIHHQQQHISQPAHHNNYTVSSVNPTYYNPTTTMVSPTVTSVTTTSPSLLYNRTQTNNQRQHNNIFQDFTNNLQGGSYVVNDDNRTSSLPQVIVPNIEEELSHLCDDSTTTTTTTNTTTTTTSTTKVKPLNIIAQKPSFIDSYIKFLYGGTSSTTEKPVVESNDKSKKLLRPLATSSPKPISKPYVPLTKPKILPTTEQTSRNGSSEDIKKINNVTTTTTDDDPRYFPLPKTSSSIAGVSDDRSDVSNGENSWLSDDEHDQWWISSSKASSSATATSVIKNKVDVFNKKKNNGTMKKKRTNSAVPIKKQKTYHIQQPTRQLSHRLAKEKSQQLLSSLNGELDVDDNDGLSDTDSDVDPAWIPNNDDNDISKTSNSINSRHKKYSKEQNSNIGHSPSTSSSINNNNNDHLDDSTIFKSGTFVALKRQFMDNDPIYPQHLWRVDGKSLLQKFTRCNENNMYKSVSTYTGWSPSHYNMYRQVDVQIITTDNCDNVIPNKSSGVEVLVQILSDNHNKPDQNNSIVKTASSAYNHISKLKVDAINSNLSKNSFVDEQSVMLRTNFDVYIQSLASQALDPNFLSEIYRENDEYFLSNLSAIETVTQTWKQTIDSTMFKDSVTDLSKVENVWTIIAKFPNMEINAIDKKSRNNINLRCLVCGYQEYMKKQQKEFVEICLSGMEYSSQTLKNIDSNNSSITFSKNVPVKRFHCCSSAQCADKLTILHSLEHLKYYIYKECCKRVTAENENSCNGLTHDKTTVLNRLLADDEWIEKLFHLVCNTWSQAKSFVSRTQSNCRAISS; via the exons ATGGAATCCATTGGCCGTTCCACTATCATGGGCAGCAACACGAACACGACGGCGTCCACCATTGCCGGCGCCGCCACTTCCTCGGCCGTCGTCGGACTCATGCTGCCCCAAGCCAGGCCTTCGGTGGCGACCGTCGCGAGCAACACGAAAACCACAGGGCTGTGTCACAACGGCAACAGTCTCAGGATGCCGTTGCAACACTGCGCCGACGGCAGCAACGTCGTACAGCATCACCAATATCCTCCCCTGTTGGTGGCCCCGACGCCGCCGACGGGTCTGGTGCCGACCTCGTTGATACACCCCGCTCAGACCGGTTCCATGTTGCCCGCGTCGCCTCAGTTGATGCTGTCCACGACGGCGGTCACGACTTCCGCAGGAGTAATGCCACAGTTTCACCAGCACGGCGGACCACATCAACTGGTCACCGCAGCCGCGGCACCTCCTTCCATTGTCATGCCCGCTTCGAACGTCACCTCCGTCGGTATGGCGCTGAGTCCCTTCGGTATATTGCCGCATGAACGTGTGGTACCGCACAATGCTCATCATCACAATCGTCACCAGCACAGAAAACCGCCGTGCCCGCAGTCTCCTAAAGCTATTATGGACACCAGCAACACTAGCGGCGCACAGATATTATCTGCGCCGGTCATCAATCCTCAGCGTTTTTATATCGAGCCCACTCATCTCAACAACAAGATTAAACAATACGACAGCATTCAGCCACAGGCACAACCACAGCCTCAGTCACAGCATAGAATCAAAATCGTCAACAGCATCTCGGATAAAAGTCTGCCGGTGGTGTCCAGTACGTACGTTCCACAACCGTATGAACACCGTTACCAACCGAGAACCGCATCTCAACAAGTGGGTTATTTGTCTGTTATTACTCGTACAGCAGTGCCGACGACCAACGGCGTGATGAACGACATAacagcaaataataattattaccaaacGCAACCTTTGCCATTACAATCAAAGACTTCTGATAATCATGACAGGCAATATTACCATTTCGATAGTACAGTCTCTGCTAGCCAAACGCCTCAACAGCAATTGGACAATATCTTACTGATGGGTAGTCCAGTGCAACGTGGTGATCCTATGCATATCGTTAAGAATTTACAATCCATGCAGACTGATGTTGATTGTTAtggtgttaaaaaaatgattgaccAACAACCCAGGTTAATGGCTCCTGACaatactaaaacaatttcaccgacaaatttattaggtaaCAGTAGTAAATGTTTGATGGAGAATCAGCACCAGCATCTCCAGCAGTTGCCTAAATCTGCTGTAATTGACCCATCGTCGGCGTACAgtgatcaatattttaatagacgtCAGCCACCCCCTGCACATCTTCATCAGCATCATAATCAACCACATTTACAGCAACATATTGTCACTGGCAACACCAAAATGTTACCTACGCCTACGTCGTTAACTGTTGTTTCTGCCAATGGAAATACGTACTTAGATGTACAGCAGCACCAACGCAACCATCGTTGGAATTTGGACCATCAAAAACCACCCATTGTTTCGACTTCATCATGTTTTACGGGAAACATCTCTTCTGGGGTATTTCATCAGCCATCATTGCatcaacaatataacaatacagtTCAAACGTTTAATGTTCAACCACCACCGACTAGCATTCATCATCAACAACAACATATTTCACAACCAGcccatcataataattataccgtGTCATCAGTAAatccaacatattataatcctaCAACTACTATGGTTTCACCTACAGTCACTTCTGTAACCACGACTAGCCCATCATTATTGTACAATCGTACACAAACTAATAATCAAAGacaacataataacatttttcaagaCTTCACTAATAATTTGCAGGGTGGCAGTTATGTTGTAAATGATGACAACAGAACGTCATCTTTACCACAAGTTATCGTCCCAAACATTGAAGAGGAATTGAGTCACCTTTGTGATGACTCCACTACTACTACAACCACTACTAacactactactactactacttctACTACTAAGGTTAAACCATTAAATATCATTGCTCAAAAACCTTCATTTATTGatagttatatcaaatttttatatggtgGTACAAGCAGTACGACCGAAAAACCGGTAGTTGAAAGTaatgataaatcaaaaaaattgttaagacCACTAGCAACGTCTTCACCAAAACCCATATCTAAGCCTTATGTGCCTTTAACAAAACCAAAGATTTTACCAACAACTGAACAGACATCTCGTAATGGTTCTAGTGAAGATATTAAGAagataaataatgttacaacaacaacaacagatGACGATCCGCGATACTTTCCATTGCCCAAAACTTCATCATCAATAGCCGGTGTAAGTGACGATAGAAGTGATGTTAGTAATGGTGAAAACAGTTGGTTGTCAGATGATGAACATGATCAATGGTGGATATCTTCTTCTAAGGCATCTAGTAGTGCAACAGCAACAtcagtgataaaaaataaagttgatgtttttaacaaaaaaaaaaacaatggcaCCATGAAAAAGAAACGAACAAATTCTGCCgtaccaattaaaaaacaaa aaacataTCATATACAACAACCTACAAGACAACTGTCTCACCGATTGGCTAAAGAAAAATCTCAACAATTGCTTAGCAGTTTAAATGGTGAATTAGATGTAGATGATAACGATGGTTTATCAGATACTGATTCTGATGTTGATCCAGCTTGGATACCAAACAATGATGACAATGACATATCTAAAACTTCCAATTCAATCAATAGTCGTCATAAAAAGTACTCAAAAGagcaaaattcaaatattggtCATTCACCATCAACCTCATCttcaatcaataataataataatgatcatcTAGACGACTCAACTATATTTaag TCTGGTACATTTGTTGCTCTAAAACGTCAATTTATGGATAATGATCCTATATATCCGCAACATTTATGGAGAGTTGATGGAAAATCattgttacaaaaatttacacgatgcaatgaaaataatatgtacaagaGTGTATCAACT tacacTGGTTGGAGTccatcacattataatatgtaccgtCAAGTTGAtgttcaaattattacaacaGATAATTGTGATAATGTCATTCCAAATAAGTCATCAGGTGTTGAAGTTTtggtacaaatattatcagaCAATCACAACAAACCTGatcaaaataattctatagtcAAGACTGCTAGTTCAGCTTATAATCACATCTCTAAACTAAAAGTTGATGCGATAAATTCTAATTTGTCTAAAAACTCTTTTGTTGATGAGCAGAGTGTGATGCTACGTACCAATTTTGATGTGTATATCCAGTCATTAGCATCACAAGCGCTAGATCCAAATTTTTTGTCAGAAATTTACCGCGAGAATG atgAGTATTTTTTAAGCAATCTCAGTGCTATTGAAACAGTTACACAAACTTGGAAGCAAACTATAGATTCTACAATGTTTAAAGATTCAGTAACAGATTTGTCCAAAGTAGAGAATGTATGGACAATTATTGCAAAATTTCCTAATATGGAAATTAATgcaatagataaaaaatcaaGGAATAACATCAATTTGCGTTGCTTAGTATGTGGTTATCAAGAATATATGAAGAAACAACAGAAAGAGTTTGTCGAAATATGTCTATCTGGTATGGAGTACAGTTCTCAgacgttaaaaaatattgattcaaataattctagtataacattttctaag AATGTGCCAGTAAAGCGATTTCATTGCTGTTCTAGCGCTCAGTGCGCAGACAAGTTAACTATTTTACATAGTCTTGAACaccttaaatattacatttacaaaGAATGCTGCAAACGTGTTACtgctgaaaatgaaaatagctGTAACGGTTTAACTCATGATAAAACCACTGTTTTAAATCGATTATTAGCTGATGATGAATGGATAGAAAaa ctGTTTCATTTGGTATGCAATACATGGTCACAAGCTAAAAGTTTTGTTTCAAGAACCCAATCAAATTGCAGAGCAATTTCATCCtag